A single region of the Vicia villosa cultivar HV-30 ecotype Madison, WI linkage group LG4, Vvil1.0, whole genome shotgun sequence genome encodes:
- the LOC131595535 gene encoding cytochrome P450 710A11-like, with protein MSNTLINSILSIPTSLSLTQLIPYLICFILFLLLLEQISYLNKKRFIPGPSLVLPFIGNAIPLVRDPTKFWDLQSTLAKSTPLGFSANYLIGNFIVFIRDTELSHKVFSNVKPNAFHLVGHPFGKKLFGEHNLIYMMGQEHKNLRRRIVPNFTPKALSTYTSLQQIIILKHLKSWVEKARGNSIPIRVLARDMNLETSQTVFVGPYLGLKARERFERDYFLFNVGLMKLPFDFPGTSFRNARLAVDRLAGTLATCTAMSKAKMEKHEEPSCLIDFWMQDTIREIEESKVNGVTTPPFSTNAEIGGYLFDFLFAAQDASTSSLLWAVTLLDSHPEVLDKVREEVARIWSPESDTLITAEQLREMKYTQAVAREVIRYRPPATLVPHIAAEDFPLTESYSIPKGAIVFPSALESSFQGFTEPDRFDPDRFSDERQEDQIFKRNFLAFGAGPHQCVGQRYALNHLVLFIAMFTSLIDFKRDRTDGCDEIVYVPTICPKDDCRVFLSKRCTEYPSFHGVQEHGN; from the coding sequence ATGAGTAATACTCTCATCAACTCCATATTATCAATACCAACATCTTTGTCTCTAACCCAACTAATCCCATACCTAATATGCTTCATCCTTTTCCTTCTCCTCCTTGAACAAATCTCATACCTCAACAAAAAACGTTTCATCCCAGGCCCATCTTTGGTGCTTCCCTTCATAGGCAACGCCATCCCATTGGTACGTGACCCAACTAAATTTTGGGACCTTCAATCCACCCTAGCAAAATCAACCCCTTTGGGCTTTTCAGCAAACTACCTTATTGGTAACTTCATAGTCTTCATTAGAGACACAGAACTCTCTCATAAGGTTTTCTCCAATGTTAAGCCCAACGCTTTCCATCTCGTGGGCCATCCATTTGGGAAGAAGCTCTTTGGTGAGCATAATCTTATTTACATGATGGGCCAAGAACACAAGAATCTCCGCCGTCGGATTGTTCCTAATTTCACTCCTAAGGCGCTTTCCACCTACACCTCGCTGCAGCAGATTATTATCCTCAAACATCTAAAGTCATGGGTTGAGAAAGCCCGAGGAAACTCTATTCCCATCCGTGTTCTGGCCCGTGATATGAATTTAGAAACCTCTCAGACGGTTTTCGTGGGCCCGTACTTGGGCCTGAAAGCCCGCGAGAGATTTGAAAGAGATTACTTTCTGTTCAACGTTGGGCTCATGAAGCTTCCCTTTGACTTTCCTGGGACGTCGTTTCGTAACGCGAGGCTCGCTGTTGACCGGCTCGCCGGAACCCTAGCTACTTGCACTGCGATGAGCAAGGCCAAGATGGAGAAACATGAAGAGCCGTCGTGCCTCATCGATTTCTGGATGCAGGATACAATACGAGAGATCGAAGAGTCGAAGGTGAATGGAGTGACAACGCCGCCGTTCTCCACCAACGCTGAGATCGGCGGTTATCTCTTTGACTTCCTTTTCGCGGCACAGGACGCCTCCACCTCGTCGTTACTATGGGCGGTGACGCTACTGGATTCGCATCCGGAGGTTCTTGATAAAGTCAGGGAGGAAGTAGCCAGAATCTGGTCACCGGAGTCGGATACGCTAATAACCGCGGAGCAGTTGAGGGAGATGAAGTATACACAAGCGGTGGCGCGTGAGGTTATTAGATACCGACCTCCGGCGACACTTGTACCACATATAGCGGCGGAGGATTTCCCGTTAACGGAATCATACTCGATTCCGAAAGGAGCGATCGTTTTTCCGTCGGCGTTGGAGTCATCGTTTCAGGGTTTTACTGAACCGGACCGGTTCGACCCAGACCGGTTTTCGGATGAGAGACAAGAAGatcaaatatttaaaagaaaCTTTCTAGCGTTTGGAGCTGGGCCCCACCAATGTGTGGGCCAGAGATACGCTTTGAATCACCTTGTTCTGTTCATTGCTATGTTCACTTCATTGATTGATTTCAAGAGAGATAGAACGGACGGCTGTGATGAGATCGTGTATGTTCCAACTATTTGTCCCAAAGACGATTGCAGGGTGTTTCTGTCTAAGCGGTGCACAGAGTATCCTTCCTTCCATGGGGTTCAGGAGCATGGGAATTGA